A region from the Rufibacter sp. DG15C genome encodes:
- the murG gene encoding undecaprenyldiphospho-muramoylpentapeptide beta-N-acetylglucosaminyltransferase → MQDKIYKFIISGGGTGGHIYPAIAIANEIKRLHPNAEILFVGAKGRMEMTRVPEAGFKIIGLWISGLQRRLTVDNLSFPLKVISSIKTASKIIKEFKPDAVVGVGGYASGPTLYAATKQHIPTLIQEQNSHAGITNKLLANKVDKVCVAYDTMYKFFPASKLEVTGNPVRRDIVDSVGKREEAMGFFGLNPERKTFLVIGGSLGARTLNQSTQAALHKIQEAGYNLIWQTGKTYFPLAEEAVNGLPQDQIKAFEFLKRMDLAYAAADVVISRAGALSISELCLAKKPSILVPSPNVAEDHQTKNAMALVQKDAAILVKDAEAAQTLWDMALALVKDTEKQKQLSQNIAALGKPFAAETIVQELFKLVK, encoded by the coding sequence ACTGCACCCCAACGCTGAGATTCTGTTTGTGGGCGCCAAGGGACGTATGGAAATGACGCGTGTGCCAGAAGCTGGTTTCAAGATCATAGGATTATGGATCAGTGGTTTACAGCGACGCCTGACTGTAGATAATCTCTCTTTCCCATTGAAGGTAATTTCCAGCATAAAAACGGCCAGCAAGATTATCAAAGAATTCAAACCTGATGCGGTGGTAGGCGTTGGGGGCTACGCGAGCGGCCCCACTTTGTACGCGGCCACTAAACAACACATCCCTACGCTTATTCAGGAGCAGAACTCACACGCCGGTATCACCAATAAACTGCTGGCCAACAAAGTAGACAAAGTGTGTGTGGCCTATGATACGATGTACAAGTTTTTCCCGGCCAGCAAACTGGAGGTGACAGGCAACCCGGTCCGCCGGGACATTGTAGACAGTGTGGGCAAACGGGAGGAGGCCATGGGTTTCTTTGGCTTGAATCCTGAAAGGAAAACTTTTCTAGTGATTGGCGGGAGCTTAGGCGCGAGAACCTTAAACCAAAGCACTCAAGCCGCTCTGCATAAAATCCAGGAGGCGGGCTACAACCTTATCTGGCAGACTGGGAAAACCTATTTCCCCTTGGCAGAGGAAGCGGTGAACGGGTTACCACAAGACCAGATAAAAGCCTTTGAATTCTTGAAGCGGATGGATTTGGCCTATGCCGCCGCAGACGTGGTCATCTCCAGGGCCGGCGCTTTGTCAATCTCTGAGCTTTGCCTGGCTAAAAAGCCATCCATTCTGGTGCCTTCGCCTAACGTAGCCGAAGACCACCAGACCAAGAACGCCATGGCCTTGGTGCAGAAGGACGCGGCCATCTTGGTGAAGGACGCCGAGGCGGCCCAAACGTTGTGGGACATGGCCCTGGCCTTAGTCAAGGACACAGAAAAGCAAAAGCAGCTGAGCCAGAACATTGCCGCATTGGGAAAGCCCTTCGCCGCTGAAACCATTGTACAAGAACTCTTCAAGCTAGTGAAATGA